A stretch of Thermomicrobium roseum DSM 5159 DNA encodes these proteins:
- the dcd gene encoding dCTP deaminase: protein MGVLTRPEILRLIEAGEIVIEPFDPDQVGPASIDLHLGREFRLFKHAREILHVTEETDHREVTELVTVEDHLLLLPGQAVLGITEERLTLPDYLCGWIQGRSRFARVGLMVHVTANFIQPGMIRTRQVLEMNNAGPIPLAIRPGIRICQIILEECVGRARYAGRFQGQEHP from the coding sequence ATGGGTGTCCTGACTCGTCCGGAGATCCTGCGCCTCATCGAAGCCGGTGAAATCGTCATCGAGCCGTTCGATCCCGACCAGGTCGGCCCGGCCTCGATCGACCTTCACCTCGGCCGCGAGTTCCGCCTTTTCAAGCATGCCCGCGAGATCCTCCACGTGACCGAGGAAACCGATCACCGCGAGGTGACCGAATTGGTGACCGTGGAGGATCACCTGCTTCTCCTACCAGGCCAGGCTGTCCTCGGCATCACCGAGGAGCGACTCACCCTCCCGGACTATCTCTGCGGTTGGATCCAGGGTCGCAGCCGCTTTGCCCGCGTTGGTCTCATGGTCCACGTCACCGCTAATTTCATCCAGCCTGGTATGATCCGGACGCGCCAGGTGCTCGAAATGAACAACGCCGGCCCTATCCCGCTCGCCATTCGCCCCGGCATCCGCATCTGCCAGATCATTCTCGAGGAGTGCGTCGGCCGCGCCCGCTATGCGGGGCGCTTCCAGGGGCAGGAACATCCCTGA
- a CDS encoding sugar kinase, with protein MQWDVVSFGETMIRLAVPLGERLETATRLEVGIGGAEANVLVALARLGRRTAWASVLPRNPLGERIVRELAWHGVDTSWVQWVERGRVGVYYLDTGVPPRPTAVLYDRAGSAVAQVDPAAFPIDFVAGGRWLHLTGITPALSVGCRAVAERLMERARAAGVPVSFDVNYRSRLWGPDEAARVLEPFCAGATVLFCGEGDARTLWGLEGTALEVAERLAGRFGAGVTVLTLGEGGAVAVTREGERVTAEAPRATVIDRVGAGDAFAAGFLHGYLDGRDLERGLRTGVALAALKLTVRGDLALISAAELEAMLSETRRTIVR; from the coding sequence GTGCAGTGGGATGTCGTCAGCTTCGGTGAAACGATGATCCGGCTCGCCGTTCCGCTCGGGGAGCGCTTGGAGACGGCGACACGACTGGAAGTGGGGATCGGTGGCGCGGAGGCGAACGTGCTCGTGGCACTGGCCCGGTTGGGGCGCCGGACAGCCTGGGCCTCGGTCCTGCCGCGCAATCCGCTGGGGGAGCGGATCGTGCGGGAGCTCGCCTGGCACGGGGTGGATACCAGCTGGGTTCAGTGGGTCGAGCGGGGGCGAGTTGGGGTCTACTATCTGGACACGGGTGTGCCGCCACGACCGACCGCGGTGCTCTACGATCGGGCTGGATCGGCAGTTGCGCAGGTCGATCCGGCGGCGTTTCCAATCGACTTCGTGGCAGGTGGCCGCTGGCTGCACCTGACGGGCATCACCCCAGCGCTGAGCGTGGGTTGCCGGGCGGTGGCCGAGCGCTTGATGGAACGGGCACGGGCAGCCGGGGTGCCGGTGTCGTTCGACGTGAACTACCGGAGCCGGTTGTGGGGGCCGGACGAGGCCGCGCGCGTTTTGGAGCCGTTCTGTGCGGGGGCAACGGTCTTGTTTTGCGGGGAGGGCGATGCGCGGACCCTGTGGGGGCTGGAGGGGACTGCGCTGGAGGTCGCTGAGCGGCTCGCTGGACGGTTCGGTGCTGGGGTGACGGTGCTGACGCTCGGCGAGGGGGGAGCGGTGGCCGTGACACGGGAGGGGGAGCGGGTGACGGCGGAGGCGCCCCGGGCGACGGTCATCGATCGGGTCGGCGCCGGGGATGCCTTTGCGGCAGGCTTCCTGCACGGCTATCTGGATGGGCGGGATCTGGAGCGCGGGTTGCGCACGGGCGTCGCGCTGGCGGCGCTCAAATTGACGGTGCGGGGAGATCTCGCGCTGATCAGTGCTGCGGAACTGGAGGCGATGCTCTCCGAGACGCGGCGGACGATCGTGCGCTGA
- a CDS encoding haloacid dehalogenase type II, whose product MNEETIEAVVFDVYGTLFGFGRLAERARAIVGDVPLLDRWRTKQLEHSFLRTILGEYEDFWVITAQALDAACEQLELELLPEEREHLLQGWLELDPFPETAMALERLAERGLRLAVLSNGSPMMLEQLLRMAGLREWFEAVLSADAVRRYKPSPAVYALAPAHLVVPPERILFCSANGFDVAGALRYGFRVCWVDRTGSALDALGKQPHRTVQSLTELSEQL is encoded by the coding sequence GTGAACGAGGAAACGATCGAGGCGGTCGTCTTCGATGTGTACGGGACGTTATTCGGGTTCGGACGACTGGCGGAGCGGGCGCGGGCCATCGTCGGTGATGTCCCCCTGCTCGACCGTTGGCGAACCAAGCAGCTGGAGCACAGTTTCCTGCGCACGATCTTGGGAGAATACGAGGATTTCTGGGTGATAACGGCTCAAGCACTCGATGCAGCGTGCGAACAGCTGGAACTGGAGCTTCTGCCCGAAGAGCGCGAGCATCTTCTGCAGGGGTGGTTGGAACTGGATCCCTTCCCGGAAACAGCAATGGCACTGGAGCGGCTCGCCGAGCGGGGATTGCGGTTGGCCGTCCTGTCCAACGGCAGTCCGATGATGCTCGAGCAGCTCTTACGGATGGCCGGACTGCGCGAGTGGTTCGAGGCGGTGTTGAGCGCCGATGCTGTGCGGCGCTACAAGCCGTCGCCAGCAGTCTATGCCCTGGCACCTGCTCACCTCGTCGTGCCGCCGGAGCGGATCCTCTTCTGCTCGGCGAACGGCTTCGATGTCGCTGGAGCGCTTCGCTATGGCTTTCGCGTCTGCTGGGTGGACCGAACAGGGAGCGCGCTGGACGCGCTCGGCAAGCAGCCCCACCGGACGGTCCAGTCGCTGACTGAACTGAGCGAGCAGCTGTGA